A single region of the Mechercharimyces sp. CAU 1602 genome encodes:
- a CDS encoding methionine gamma-lyase family protein — MYTYLQNNQLLKGWAEEVEAHIHEKFKEIDQRVELHQMRALKAFREEGVSEHHLAPSTGYGYDDAGRERLERIFARLFGAEEALVRSHIVSGTHAISASLFAVLRPGDQLLSITGPPYDTLKGVIGNEQDGSGSLADFGIGYREIALTASGEVDVVAVREAVRQEKPQCVAIQRSRGYAARPSFTIAQIKEMINVVRTASPQTVIFVDNCYGEFVEEEEPTHVGADLIAGSLIKNPGGGMAKSGGYIAGRAHWVKRAATAVVAPGIGSEGGATYGYLRDYFQGLFLAPHVVGQALKSAVFSAAMLERAGFPTSPRWNEGRTDIIQQISFQDRDLLIAFCEGIQEASPIDAHLLPVPAPMPGYPDDVIMAAGTFVQGASIELSADGPLRPPYTGFLQGGLTYAHGKAGILIALDRMLTTGKMKKG; from the coding sequence ATGTATACGTATTTACAAAACAACCAATTGTTAAAAGGGTGGGCAGAGGAAGTGGAAGCCCATATCCATGAGAAGTTTAAAGAGATTGACCAAAGAGTAGAGCTTCACCAGATGCGTGCCTTAAAAGCGTTTCGTGAGGAAGGGGTAAGCGAGCATCATCTTGCCCCTTCTACCGGCTATGGCTACGATGATGCAGGGAGAGAGCGATTAGAACGTATTTTTGCCCGGTTGTTTGGAGCAGAGGAAGCGTTGGTCCGTTCTCATATCGTATCAGGAACACATGCGATCTCGGCTTCGTTATTTGCGGTCTTACGTCCAGGGGATCAGCTGTTGTCGATTACGGGACCTCCTTACGATACGCTGAAAGGGGTTATCGGAAACGAACAGGATGGCTCAGGCTCTTTAGCTGATTTTGGTATTGGTTATCGCGAAATCGCATTGACCGCTTCCGGTGAGGTGGATGTAGTAGCGGTGAGAGAAGCAGTACGTCAAGAGAAGCCGCAGTGCGTAGCTATTCAACGCTCACGAGGCTATGCAGCCCGACCTTCGTTTACGATTGCACAAATAAAAGAGATGATAAACGTTGTGCGAACTGCATCCCCTCAAACAGTCATTTTCGTTGATAATTGTTATGGAGAGTTTGTGGAAGAAGAAGAGCCGACTCATGTAGGCGCAGATCTGATTGCAGGCTCCCTTATTAAAAATCCTGGGGGTGGGATGGCCAAGTCGGGTGGCTATATCGCTGGACGTGCGCATTGGGTTAAGCGGGCTGCTACGGCAGTAGTTGCACCTGGAATTGGCAGTGAAGGGGGAGCTACTTATGGTTACCTGCGTGACTATTTTCAGGGATTGTTTCTGGCGCCACATGTGGTAGGTCAAGCATTAAAAAGTGCGGTGTTCTCTGCTGCGATGCTGGAGCGAGCAGGTTTTCCTACCTCCCCGCGTTGGAATGAAGGACGCACGGATATTATTCAACAAATCTCTTTTCAAGACCGTGATCTCCTAATTGCCTTTTGCGAAGGCATACAAGAAGCTTCGCCTATTGATGCGCACTTGTTACCGGTGCCGGCTCCGATGCCAGGATATCCTGATGACGTGATTATGGCAGCAGGTACATTTGTGCAGGGAGCAAGTATTGAGTTATCGGCCGATGGTCCTCTGCGCCCGCCATATACGGGTTTTTTACAGGGAGGGCTCACTTATGCACAT
- the hflX gene encoding GTPase HflX, with translation MAIEIAIVVGTSTRAQQAELESALEELTRLADTAQAEVVHQVVQIREKPDRVTLVGKGKVAEIVEAVEEHEADVVIFLQELSPAQLRNLEQAIPCKIVDRTQLILDIFAMRAQTHEGRIQVELAQMQYMLPRLVGSRQGLSRTGGGIGTRGPGEKKLEVDRRHIRRRISELKEQLEKVKRHRLLHRSRRRKMDILQVALVGYTNAGKSSLLNQLTNADVLAENQLFATLDPTSRFFELPSKETIMLTDTVGFIRDLPHDLIAAFRSTLEQVTEADLLLHVVDQSHAEADAQMKVVTQVLEELGASHVPVLTVLNKADQTHSEVLTPEGESISVSAFSSMDLLRLAERIDEILHQQQVKGLAKLPVERGEWISSLYQQADIIESEVTGLTMEISFTLPAEQFERLSPEMKSHIQLQ, from the coding sequence GTGGCCATCGAAATAGCAATTGTGGTGGGGACTAGTACGCGTGCCCAACAAGCTGAATTGGAATCCGCTTTAGAAGAGTTAACGCGTTTAGCGGATACAGCACAAGCTGAAGTTGTTCATCAAGTGGTGCAGATACGTGAGAAACCGGATCGAGTCACATTGGTGGGCAAGGGGAAAGTGGCGGAAATCGTGGAGGCTGTTGAGGAACATGAGGCGGACGTAGTCATTTTTCTGCAAGAGCTTTCTCCTGCGCAATTACGTAATTTGGAGCAGGCAATCCCATGTAAAATAGTGGATCGAACACAATTAATCCTCGATATTTTTGCAATGCGAGCGCAGACGCATGAAGGGCGTATTCAAGTTGAATTGGCTCAAATGCAGTATATGTTGCCTCGATTAGTAGGTTCTCGCCAAGGTTTATCGCGGACTGGTGGCGGTATCGGAACTCGAGGCCCGGGTGAGAAGAAGTTAGAAGTAGATCGTCGACATATACGCAGACGTATTAGTGAGTTGAAGGAGCAGCTGGAGAAAGTGAAGCGGCATCGTCTGCTTCATCGCAGTCGACGTCGTAAAATGGATATTTTACAAGTAGCATTGGTAGGGTATACAAACGCGGGGAAGTCCTCTTTGCTCAACCAACTGACCAATGCTGACGTCTTAGCGGAAAATCAATTATTTGCCACACTGGATCCCACATCTCGTTTCTTTGAGCTCCCTTCTAAGGAAACCATCATGTTAACAGATACGGTTGGATTTATTCGCGACCTTCCGCATGACCTGATCGCGGCATTCCGTTCCACCTTAGAACAAGTGACAGAAGCGGATCTTCTTCTTCATGTTGTGGATCAAAGTCACGCAGAGGCGGATGCGCAAATGAAGGTGGTAACACAAGTGTTGGAAGAGTTGGGGGCATCTCATGTACCTGTGTTAACTGTGCTGAATAAAGCGGATCAAACACACTCAGAGGTATTGACTCCTGAAGGGGAATCGATTTCTGTTTCCGCTTTTTCAAGTATGGATCTGTTACGGTTGGCAGAGCGCATCGATGAAATACTCCATCAACAGCAGGTAAAAGGGTTAGCTAAACTTCCTGTTGAGCGTGGAGAGTGGATCTCTTCTTTATACCAACAAGCAGATATTATTGAGTCTGAGGTAACGGGGCTCACAATGGAAATTTCATTTACGCTACCAGCGGAGCAATTTGAGCGCTTATCTCCTGAGATGAAATCGCATATTCAATTGCAGTAG
- a CDS encoding AAA family ATPase has product MSQRVITRASNRIQVVWEHSLPPIPASVEEKPLALSEALKEEHHLPLQRCIHRLEELVGLQHVKEFIQEIYAWLEVNRYRAAAGLSAEQQVLHMVFTGNPGTGKTTVARMMSEMMKEMEVLTEGHLIEAERADLVGEYIGHTAQKTREQVKRAQGGILFIDEAYSLIRGGEQDFGKEAIDTLVKAMEDHHNHFILILAGYSDEMKRFMNANPGLPSRFPLQLHFPDFTVGELVQIAEEMVNRREYILARAAKEKLATMIYRRKEGGRLSFGNARTVRNLVEQAIRQQAVRLLQERDPSRDTLMMILPEDIVE; this is encoded by the coding sequence ATGAGCCAACGAGTGATCACACGGGCATCTAACCGCATTCAGGTCGTGTGGGAACACAGTTTACCCCCTATTCCGGCAAGTGTGGAGGAGAAACCACTCGCGTTATCAGAAGCGCTCAAAGAAGAGCATCACCTTCCGCTGCAGCGTTGTATCCACCGCTTAGAAGAGCTGGTAGGATTACAACATGTAAAGGAGTTTATTCAAGAGATATATGCATGGTTGGAAGTGAACCGTTACCGTGCTGCTGCCGGTTTGTCAGCAGAACAGCAGGTGTTGCATATGGTTTTTACTGGGAATCCAGGGACGGGTAAAACGACGGTGGCTCGGATGATGAGCGAAATGATGAAAGAGATGGAAGTTTTAACAGAAGGACATCTGATTGAGGCAGAGCGTGCTGATTTAGTCGGGGAATATATAGGACATACGGCACAAAAAACAAGGGAACAAGTGAAACGTGCGCAAGGCGGAATTCTCTTTATCGATGAAGCGTACTCACTCATTCGGGGTGGGGAGCAGGATTTTGGGAAAGAAGCCATCGACACGCTTGTAAAAGCGATGGAAGATCATCATAATCACTTTATCTTAATATTGGCAGGGTACTCAGATGAGATGAAGAGGTTTATGAATGCCAATCCAGGGCTGCCTTCGCGTTTTCCTTTGCAGCTTCATTTTCCTGACTTTACGGTGGGGGAGTTGGTGCAGATTGCTGAGGAAATGGTGAATAGGCGGGAGTATATCCTAGCACGAGCAGCTAAAGAGAAGCTGGCTACCATGATATATAGACGGAAGGAGGGGGGACGCCTCTCTTTTGGTAATGCTCGTACTGTCCGTAATTTGGTAGAGCAAGCGATTCGTCAACAGGCGGTTCGCTTATTACAGGAACGAGACCCTTCAAGGGACACATTAATGATGATTTTACCTGAAGATATAGTAGAATAG
- the hfq gene encoding RNA chaperone Hfq yields the protein MKQTINIQDTFLNQIRKDSIPVTIYLVNGFQLRGIVRGFDNFTICIESEGKQQMVYKHAISTFTPVRPVNLMANSNQEDNDNEK from the coding sequence TTGAAACAAACGATTAATATCCAAGATACATTTTTGAACCAGATTCGTAAAGATTCAATTCCTGTCACAATATACTTGGTTAATGGCTTCCAACTTAGAGGGATTGTGCGTGGATTTGATAACTTCACGATCTGTATTGAAAGTGAAGGCAAACAACAAATGGTATATAAGCATGCGATTTCAACCTTTACGCCTGTTCGCCCTGTAAATTTGATGGCGAATAGCAACCAAGAAGATAACGATAACGAGAAATAA
- the miaA gene encoding tRNA (adenosine(37)-N6)-dimethylallyltransferase MiaA has protein sequence MQTKGKLLVLVGPTAVGKTNLSLHLAEKFNGEILSGDSMQVYRGMDVGTAKASQKEQQQVRHHLLDLVNPDESFSVEEFQKHAYEAIAAIHARSHLPMLVGGTGLYIQAVTHGYRLPNIEEDVALRAKWNDFAEKEGNEALWRKLQEQDEVTAMRLHPNDRRRVIRALEVIANTGKPFSAQQVQQKPPYDILFLGLTMPRELLYKRINERVDHMIAAGLLQEVRALYAQGYGRELTSMQALGYKEIMQHLAGEISLDEAIERIKRGTRKFAKRQLSWFRRMDEIHWFDCTASDFQQEITSLIAGDFLAHRE, from the coding sequence ATGCAGACGAAGGGAAAGTTGCTCGTTTTGGTTGGGCCGACAGCGGTGGGTAAAACAAACTTAAGTTTACATTTAGCAGAAAAATTTAATGGAGAGATCCTCTCTGGTGATTCCATGCAGGTATATCGAGGGATGGATGTTGGAACGGCCAAAGCATCGCAGAAAGAGCAACAGCAAGTGCGCCATCATCTCTTAGATTTGGTTAATCCAGATGAATCTTTTTCGGTAGAAGAATTTCAAAAGCATGCATATGAGGCGATTGCGGCTATTCATGCCCGCTCCCACCTTCCTATGCTGGTAGGAGGGACGGGGCTGTATATTCAGGCGGTCACTCATGGCTATCGTCTACCTAATATAGAAGAAGACGTGGCTTTGCGCGCTAAATGGAATGATTTTGCGGAGAAAGAAGGTAATGAAGCGCTGTGGCGAAAGTTACAAGAACAAGATGAAGTGACAGCGATGCGTCTTCATCCTAACGATCGTAGACGGGTCATTCGTGCACTAGAAGTGATCGCTAACACAGGAAAGCCATTTTCTGCTCAACAAGTGCAGCAGAAACCGCCTTACGATATTCTTTTTCTTGGTTTGACGATGCCGCGTGAACTTTTATATAAACGGATCAACGAGCGTGTCGATCATATGATTGCGGCTGGATTATTACAAGAGGTAAGGGCATTGTATGCTCAGGGGTATGGTCGCGAGTTGACTTCGATGCAAGCATTGGGATATAAAGAGATCATGCAGCATTTAGCTGGAGAGATTTCCCTGGATGAGGCGATTGAGCGAATTAAGCGGGGCACCCGTAAGTTTGCTAAACGCCAACTCTCTTGGTTCCGTCGAATGGATGAAATCCATTGGTTTGATTGCACAGCAAGTGATTTTCAACAAGAAATTACCTCTTTGATTGCAGGGGATTTTCTTGCACACAGAGAATAG
- a CDS encoding class I SAM-dependent methyltransferase, whose amino-acid sequence MLVTTSMKAQTKDIALAEELAQRLRIPYIERQRHSIVELLDLQEAEQALLVANQQIRWQERSGDSFFFHPNLAALRVKQWKQTGNDSLIQVAGIEEGDEVLDCTLGMGADAVVAAHVVGSSGRVVGVESQPVIATIVAHGLKQYRTERNSLKEAMERVQVICADYTSYLAQCEDNAYDVILFDPMFRQTVKKSPAMQSLKQLANPQPLDDGAVKEAIRVARRKVVLKERTGSSEFERLGFTIVKESKRYALAVIETEEGK is encoded by the coding sequence GTGCTCGTTACGACATCAATGAAGGCACAGACGAAGGATATCGCTTTGGCGGAAGAGCTAGCACAGCGACTGCGCATCCCTTATATAGAGAGACAAAGACACAGTATAGTAGAGTTGTTAGATTTACAAGAGGCTGAGCAGGCATTGCTCGTAGCTAATCAACAAATACGGTGGCAGGAACGGAGTGGAGACTCATTTTTCTTTCATCCTAACTTGGCCGCATTACGGGTAAAGCAATGGAAACAGACGGGAAATGATAGCTTGATACAAGTAGCGGGAATCGAAGAAGGAGATGAAGTTTTAGACTGCACCTTAGGCATGGGGGCGGACGCAGTGGTAGCTGCTCATGTTGTGGGTAGCAGTGGACGTGTGGTGGGTGTAGAGAGCCAGCCTGTGATCGCTACGATTGTTGCCCATGGGTTAAAGCAATATAGAACAGAACGGAATTCGTTAAAGGAAGCGATGGAGCGGGTACAGGTGATTTGTGCTGACTACACTTCCTACCTCGCCCAATGTGAGGATAACGCGTACGATGTCATACTCTTCGATCCGATGTTTCGCCAGACTGTGAAAAAATCACCCGCTATGCAGTCATTAAAGCAACTCGCTAACCCTCAACCCCTTGATGATGGAGCCGTGAAAGAAGCTATTCGAGTAGCACGCCGCAAAGTGGTGTTAAAAGAGAGAACAGGAAGCTCGGAGTTTGAGCGCTTAGGCTTTACTATCGTGAAAGAATCGAAGCGCTATGCACTGGCGGTGATTGAGACTGAGGAGGGGAAGTGA
- the mutL gene encoding DNA mismatch repair endonuclease MutL, protein MAKIHIMDEHLANQIAAGEVVERPASVVKELVENGLDAKATRIQIEIEEGGIRSIRVSDNGEGMERSDVERAFSRHATSKIRRDRDLYSIRTLGFRGEALPSIASVARVTVKTHDGSENAPTQMRIEGGKVISLTDTAHPQGTEVKVEDLFFNTPARLKYLKTVNTEISHVADYVGRLALAHPEVGFLLRHNGKQLFHTTGDGKRLHAIMSLYGKQVASKMVSFQGEDVDYHIEGWAARPEVTRANRTYISTIINGRYVRSMKLAKAVTRAFDTLLPIGRFPIVVLAITMDPKLMDVNVHPAKLEVRLSKEDSLFSLIEQTLKKRWHQEQLIPAVDMKRAKSGDGSQVTLRQRQDEKPQQQRLWSEMSKQEKEPSSPLPGKIREQVVFPSDRLYRLAQQGTEEGQEHTDGMLPDGRSPSESQPSKIDSTKLTSPSILEEGPKLKEENKTYSYESSSQTLPAFRPLAQVHGTYIVAESDDGFYLVDQHAAHERIYYERFMQKMAEGSFEHQSLLVPLTLECTASEAQVIERYREQLHKVGVEPESFGGTTYLVRSHPRWFPQGSEEELIREMMGWLEQKGEVRVEWLRDEGAKMMACKAAIKANRRLRQEEMEALFTQLYNCHTPYTCPHGRPIFVHFSSYDLEKLFKRVM, encoded by the coding sequence ATGGCTAAAATCCATATCATGGATGAGCATTTAGCCAATCAGATTGCGGCAGGCGAGGTAGTGGAGCGACCTGCCTCGGTGGTAAAAGAATTGGTTGAGAACGGGTTGGATGCAAAGGCAACTCGTATTCAGATTGAAATCGAAGAGGGGGGCATCCGCTCTATCCGAGTCTCAGATAATGGAGAGGGTATGGAACGAAGCGATGTGGAACGTGCATTTAGTCGCCATGCTACCAGTAAGATCCGGAGAGATCGAGACCTTTATTCTATCCGGACACTCGGGTTTCGTGGAGAAGCACTACCTAGCATTGCTTCTGTCGCCCGCGTTACAGTGAAAACACATGATGGTTCAGAGAACGCGCCTACCCAGATGAGAATAGAAGGGGGTAAAGTGATTTCGCTGACAGATACAGCACACCCTCAAGGGACAGAGGTAAAGGTGGAAGATCTGTTCTTCAATACACCAGCTCGTTTGAAATACCTTAAAACGGTCAACACTGAAATTAGTCATGTAGCCGATTATGTGGGAAGGCTCGCATTGGCACATCCAGAAGTGGGTTTTTTATTGCGCCATAATGGAAAGCAGTTGTTTCATACGACAGGTGATGGTAAGCGCCTGCATGCTATTATGTCCTTATATGGAAAGCAAGTGGCGAGTAAAATGGTCTCTTTTCAAGGGGAGGATGTAGATTATCACATAGAGGGATGGGCGGCGCGTCCAGAAGTAACACGTGCCAATCGCACCTATATTTCCACGATTATCAACGGTCGCTATGTACGCAGTATGAAGTTAGCTAAGGCTGTAACGCGTGCCTTTGATACCTTGCTCCCCATTGGGCGTTTTCCCATCGTCGTGTTGGCGATTACGATGGATCCTAAGTTGATGGATGTAAATGTGCACCCAGCAAAGTTAGAAGTGCGTCTAAGTAAGGAAGACTCGTTATTTTCGCTGATTGAACAGACATTAAAGAAGCGCTGGCACCAAGAGCAGTTGATTCCCGCTGTGGATATGAAGCGCGCCAAGAGTGGGGATGGCTCACAAGTAACTTTGCGGCAGCGCCAGGATGAAAAGCCACAGCAACAACGATTGTGGTCGGAGATGTCAAAGCAAGAGAAAGAGCCATCATCACCTCTTCCAGGAAAGATACGTGAACAGGTTGTTTTTCCAAGTGATCGGCTTTATCGACTGGCACAACAGGGTACAGAGGAGGGCCAAGAGCATACGGATGGCATGCTTCCTGATGGGAGAAGTCCGTCAGAGAGCCAACCTTCTAAGATAGACTCGACGAAGCTAACGTCGCCGTCTATCTTAGAAGAGGGGCCTAAGCTCAAGGAGGAGAACAAGACCTATTCTTACGAGAGTTCGTCTCAAACGCTACCAGCGTTTCGTCCACTTGCTCAAGTACATGGAACCTATATCGTGGCTGAATCAGATGATGGATTTTATTTAGTGGATCAGCATGCAGCACATGAACGGATTTACTATGAGCGCTTTATGCAAAAAATGGCGGAAGGATCATTTGAACACCAGTCCCTACTCGTTCCTCTTACCTTGGAATGTACTGCTTCAGAGGCTCAAGTGATCGAGCGTTATCGTGAGCAGCTGCATAAAGTGGGGGTTGAGCCGGAGTCATTCGGGGGAACCACCTATCTAGTGCGATCACATCCACGCTGGTTTCCGCAGGGAAGCGAGGAAGAACTTATTCGTGAAATGATGGGCTGGCTGGAGCAAAAAGGCGAGGTTCGGGTGGAATGGTTGCGTGATGAGGGCGCCAAAATGATGGCGTGCAAAGCAGCGATCAAAGCGAATCGTCGTTTGCGTCAGGAAGAGATGGAAGCGCTGTTTACCCAACTATATAATTGTCATACGCCTTATACTTGTCCGCATGGACGCCCTATTTTTGTGCACTTTTCCAGCTATGATTTGGAAAAGCTGTTTAAGCGGGTGATGTAA